One genomic segment of Theobroma cacao cultivar B97-61/B2 chromosome 6, Criollo_cocoa_genome_V2, whole genome shotgun sequence includes these proteins:
- the LOC18596564 gene encoding PLASMODESMATA CALLOSE-BINDING PROTEIN 3, which yields MDYSLLQFLAIFLLHIFLCSGSSVSKKPPLEEINQKSKQNNQEFRVLFAPSISTTVLADNIPIVNPTTPGTTTPNPTSPSTEPTTNPTTPTTTPAAPITTPTTPTTTPTTPTTTPATSGGSWCIANQGASPTALQVALDYACGYGGADCSAIQPGGSCYDPNTALNHASYAFNDYYQKHPAPASCVFGGTAQLTNTDPSSGNCHYAASSPTSVTPPASITPPANLTPPTTTTMSPPSFMTPPTFTGPGGDGTVYGSAEPTGLPSSATSVSFNFWLIFATIGVAWSFVTANKL from the exons ATGGATTATAGTCTTCTTCAGTTCCTCGCAATCTTTCTCTTGCATATTTTCCTATGTTCAG GTTCAAGTGTTTCAAAGAAACCTCCTCTGGAAGAAATTAATCAAAAGAGTAAACAAAACAATCAAGAATTCCGGGTACTCTTCGCACCTTCGATATCCACCACAGTACTAGCCGATAATATTCCCATTGTCAACCCTACGACCCCAGGCACGACAACTCCAAACCCAACATCCCCATCAACAGAGCCAACCACCAACCCTACTACCCCGACTACCACTCCGGCCGCACCGATCACGACTCCAACGACCCCGACCACAACTCCAACAACCCCAACCACAACTCCTGCAACATCAGGAGGTAGCTGGTGTATTGCAAATCAAGGTGCTTCACCAACTGCTCTACAAGTAGCTCTAGACTATGCTTGTGGATATGGAGGTGCAGACTGCTCAGCAATTCAACCTGGTGGAAGTTGTTATGACCCCAACACTGCTCTTAACCATGCTTCTTATGCTTTCAATGATTACTACCAGAAGCACCCAGCTCCAGCGAGCTGTGTTTTTGGAGGAACAGCTCAGCTTACCAATACCGACCCAA GTAGTGGAAACTGTCACTACGCAGCATCCTCTCCAACAAG TGTGACTCCGCCGGCCAGCATAACGCCACCAGCCAACCTAACCCCGCCCACTACCACGACCATGAGCCCGCCCTCTTTCATGACTCCACCAACTTTTACAGGACCAGGTGGGGACGGTACGGTTTATGGTTCAGCAGAACCAACAGGACTCCCCAGCTCAGCCACCTCTGTGTCATTCAATTTTTGGCTGATCTTTGCCACAATAGGAGTTGCGTGGTCATTTGTCACTGCAAACAAACTCTAG
- the LOC18596565 gene encoding cold-regulated 413 inner membrane protein 2, chloroplastic isoform X1 translates to MVTVSISPAPAAQSLYSRNARNAPFFSLRSGPFQATKKLSTLGHSSTSSISFNPLTFSIKYKEIKKKSKGSRAVCYAAPLSPRNLQWISTISSAVLLLAKGTAIQKQFLVPLFAFQAPASIISWMKGEYGLWAAFLALLVRLFFYIPGELELPFVALLLVIVAPYQAINLRGTQQGAIVALVIAAYLAFQHFSRAGSLQKAFDQGSVIATIAIVCITAVSFLFLIAL, encoded by the exons ATGGTGACAGTTTCGATCTCTCCAGCACCAGCCGCACAATCTCTTTACTCTCGCAACGCGCGAAACGCACCGTTTTTTTCTCTTCGAAGCGGGCCGTTTCAAGCTACAAAGAAGCTCTCCACTCTCGGTCACTCCTCCACTAGCTCGATCAGTTTCAATCCTCTCAC GTTTTCGATAAAATACaaggaaataaagaagaagagTAAAGGATCACGTGCGGTTTGCTACGCTGCACCTCTCTCTCCTCGGAATCTCCAGTGGATCTCCACCATCTCTTCTGC GGTTTTATTGCTTGCAAAAGGAACTGCGATTCAAAAACAATTTCTTGTTCCGTTGTTCGCATTTCAAGCTCCGGCAAGCATCATTTCATGGATGAA GGGTGAATATGGTCTTTGGGCAGCATTCTTGGCACTTCTCGTCCGTCTCTTCTTCTACATTCCCg GTGAACTTGAGTTGCCGTTTGTAGCACTACTCTTGGTGATTGTTGCCCCTTACCAAGCAATCAACTTAAG GGGAACACAACAAGGTGCTATCGTTGCCTTGGTGATCGCAGCTTATTTGGCTTTCCAGCATTTCTCACGAGCAGGCAGCTTGCAGAAGGCATTCGACCAAGGTTCAGTTATTGCCACCATAGCCATCGTTTGCATCACTGCTGTCTCCTTCTTGTTTTTGATCGCattgtaa
- the LOC18596565 gene encoding cold-regulated 413 inner membrane protein 2, chloroplastic isoform X2 — MVTVSISPAPAAQSLYSRNARNAPFFSLRSGPFQATKKLSTLGHSSTSSISFNPLTFSIKYKEIKKKSKGSRAVCYAAPLSPRNLQWISTISSAGEYGLWAAFLALLVRLFFYIPGELELPFVALLLVIVAPYQAINLRGTQQGAIVALVIAAYLAFQHFSRAGSLQKAFDQGSVIATIAIVCITAVSFLFLIAL; from the exons ATGGTGACAGTTTCGATCTCTCCAGCACCAGCCGCACAATCTCTTTACTCTCGCAACGCGCGAAACGCACCGTTTTTTTCTCTTCGAAGCGGGCCGTTTCAAGCTACAAAGAAGCTCTCCACTCTCGGTCACTCCTCCACTAGCTCGATCAGTTTCAATCCTCTCAC GTTTTCGATAAAATACaaggaaataaagaagaagagTAAAGGATCACGTGCGGTTTGCTACGCTGCACCTCTCTCTCCTCGGAATCTCCAGTGGATCTCCACCATCTCTTCTGC GGGTGAATATGGTCTTTGGGCAGCATTCTTGGCACTTCTCGTCCGTCTCTTCTTCTACATTCCCg GTGAACTTGAGTTGCCGTTTGTAGCACTACTCTTGGTGATTGTTGCCCCTTACCAAGCAATCAACTTAAG GGGAACACAACAAGGTGCTATCGTTGCCTTGGTGATCGCAGCTTATTTGGCTTTCCAGCATTTCTCACGAGCAGGCAGCTTGCAGAAGGCATTCGACCAAGGTTCAGTTATTGCCACCATAGCCATCGTTTGCATCACTGCTGTCTCCTTCTTGTTTTTGATCGCattgtaa